One genomic window of Comamonas serinivorans includes the following:
- a CDS encoding 5-(carboxyamino)imidazole ribonucleotide synthase, giving the protein MSTATPTSRLPIRPLLPGQTVDGRPATLGVLGGGQLGRMFVQAAQSLGFDAVVLDPEATSPAGQVSHLTVQGAYDDRQALARLAGIAHAVTTEFENVPADSMAELASRLPVAPQADAVAIAQDRVREKALFKRCEPDSNVGPAPYAVIETAADVDAAPEALFPGVLKTARLGYDGKGQANVATRDELRAAWQQLGGVVCVLEQRLSLQDECSVIIARGADGTVVHLPMQRNLHRGGILAMTEVYEGNVPRSLANHAVQATRHIAQALDYVGVLCVEFFVLSDGRLVVNEMAPRPHNSGHYSVDACDVSQFDLQVRTLAGLPLLQPRLHSPTVMLNLLGDLWFDAAGQPRELPWAQLLALPGCHLHLYGKREARAGRKMGHLTLTAATIEAVRATAREAAALLGMAPWWDDAASAAQVRAATDSVQDE; this is encoded by the coding sequence ATGAGCACCGCCACACCCACATCCCGCCTTCCCATCCGCCCTTTGCTGCCCGGCCAGACCGTGGACGGACGCCCCGCGACCCTGGGCGTGCTGGGCGGCGGCCAGTTGGGCCGCATGTTCGTGCAGGCCGCGCAGTCGCTGGGGTTCGATGCCGTGGTCCTGGACCCCGAGGCGACCAGCCCCGCCGGCCAGGTCAGCCACCTGACGGTGCAGGGCGCTTACGACGACCGCCAGGCGCTGGCCCGGCTGGCCGGCATCGCGCATGCGGTGACAACCGAGTTCGAGAACGTGCCGGCCGACTCCATGGCCGAGCTGGCCAGCCGCCTGCCCGTGGCGCCGCAGGCCGACGCCGTGGCCATCGCGCAGGACCGCGTGCGTGAAAAAGCCTTGTTCAAGCGCTGCGAGCCCGACAGCAACGTCGGCCCCGCGCCCTATGCCGTGATCGAGACCGCGGCCGACGTGGACGCCGCCCCCGAGGCGCTGTTCCCCGGCGTGCTGAAAACCGCGCGCCTGGGTTACGACGGCAAGGGTCAGGCCAACGTGGCCACGCGCGACGAGCTGCGCGCGGCCTGGCAGCAGCTGGGCGGCGTGGTCTGCGTGCTCGAGCAGCGGCTGTCGCTGCAGGACGAGTGCTCGGTCATCATCGCGCGCGGCGCCGACGGCACGGTGGTGCACCTGCCCATGCAGCGCAACCTGCACCGGGGCGGCATCCTGGCCATGACCGAGGTCTACGAAGGCAACGTGCCGCGCAGCCTGGCCAACCATGCCGTGCAGGCCACCCGCCACATCGCCCAGGCGCTGGATTACGTGGGCGTGCTGTGCGTGGAGTTCTTCGTGCTGAGCGATGGCCGGCTGGTGGTCAACGAAATGGCGCCGCGCCCGCACAACAGCGGCCACTACTCGGTCGATGCCTGCGACGTGTCGCAGTTCGACCTGCAGGTGCGCACGCTGGCGGGCCTGCCGCTGCTGCAGCCGCGGCTGCACAGCCCCACCGTCATGCTCAACCTGCTGGGCGACCTGTGGTTCGATGCCGCCGGCCAGCCGCGCGAGCTGCCCTGGGCCCAGTTGCTGGCCCTGCCGGGCTGTCACCTGCACCTGTATGGCAAGCGCGAGGCGCGTGCCGGTCGCAAGATGGGCCACCTGACCCTCACCGCCGCCACGATCGAGGCCGTGCGCGCCACGGCGCGCGAGGCGGCGGCCCTGCTGGGCATGGCGCCCTGGTGGGACGACGCGGCCAGCGCCGCCCAGGTGCGGGCCGCCACCGACTCGGTGCAGGATGAATGA
- a CDS encoding L-threonylcarbamoyladenylate synthase translates to MILNGQSPDAIAQAVQALSAGALIGLPTETVYGLAADAHRASAVAQIFSRKGRPSTHPLIVHVAGPDDVPRFAQAVPVFAQQLIDAFWPGPLTVILPRLAGVAEVAAGGHASVGLRCPSHPVAQALLLACREAGMAGLAAPSANRFGQVSPTTAEHVREAFGDELLVLDGGACAVGIESTIVDCTRSAPVLLRPGGISRTQIEQVTGLAVLDREALATPDPQAPGTLLAHYAPKAKLRLMDAKALQTALDVLGPDAAHIAIWSRSTLTTPAKGVTVRPMPAQAAQAAQQLFATLRDFDHLGARLIWVETPPPDAAWEGVSDRLQRAAASA, encoded by the coding sequence ATGATTTTGAACGGCCAATCGCCCGACGCCATTGCGCAAGCCGTGCAGGCGCTGTCGGCGGGCGCGCTCATCGGCCTGCCCACCGAAACCGTCTACGGCCTGGCAGCCGATGCCCACCGCGCCAGCGCCGTGGCGCAGATTTTTTCGCGCAAGGGCCGGCCCAGCACGCACCCGCTGATCGTGCACGTGGCCGGGCCAGACGACGTGCCGCGCTTTGCCCAGGCCGTGCCGGTGTTCGCCCAGCAGCTGATCGACGCCTTCTGGCCCGGCCCGCTCACCGTCATCCTGCCGCGCCTCGCGGGCGTGGCCGAGGTCGCCGCCGGTGGCCACGCCAGCGTGGGTTTGCGCTGCCCCTCGCACCCCGTCGCGCAGGCGCTGCTGCTCGCCTGTCGCGAGGCCGGCATGGCCGGTCTGGCGGCGCCCAGCGCCAACCGCTTTGGCCAGGTCAGCCCGACCACCGCCGAGCATGTGCGCGAGGCCTTTGGCGACGAGCTGCTCGTGCTCGATGGCGGGGCCTGTGCCGTCGGCATCGAGTCGACCATCGTCGACTGCACGCGCTCGGCCCCGGTGCTGCTGCGGCCCGGTGGCATCAGCCGCACGCAGATCGAGCAGGTGACGGGCCTGGCGGTGCTGGACCGCGAAGCCCTGGCCACGCCTGATCCGCAAGCACCCGGCACCCTGCTGGCGCACTACGCGCCCAAGGCCAAGCTGCGCTTGATGGACGCCAAGGCGCTCCAGACCGCACTCGACGTGCTGGGCCCGGACGCGGCCCACATCGCCATCTGGTCGCGCAGCACACTCACCACACCGGCCAAGGGCGTGACCGTGCGCCCCATGCCGGCCCAGGCTGCCCAGGCCGCCCAGCAGCTGTTCGCCACGCTGCGCGACTTCGACCACCTGGGCGCCCGGCTGATCTGGGTGGAAACGCCCCCGCCGGACGCCGCCTGGGAGGGCGTGAGCGACCGGCTGCAGCGCGCCGCAGCCTCGGCCTGA
- a CDS encoding AraC family transcriptional regulator produces MPDPMVLPSQAADPRGPLLRAVVRRSGAVRVTRRHRHARGQLLGAEQGLLSVDAGSRRWVVPATHAVWIPPDVPHGLRSHGPFSGWSVYVAAFACLDLPGESCVLAVPGLLREAVVRAASWTGDVLDGPQARLAGVILDEIRSSQHAALGLPMPQDARLLRVAQALSDRPDDGRLLVEWAEWAGIAPRTLTRRFVTDTGFTFTEWRQRVRLLKALELLAAGRPVKAVALDLGYGNVSAFIAMFRQILGFTPGQYEALMR; encoded by the coding sequence ATGCCCGATCCAATGGTCCTGCCGTCGCAGGCCGCAGACCCTCGCGGCCCGCTTTTGCGGGCCGTGGTCCGCCGCTCCGGCGCGGTGCGCGTGACGCGCCGCCACCGTCATGCGCGTGGACAGTTGCTTGGGGCGGAGCAGGGCCTGCTGTCGGTCGATGCCGGCAGCAGACGGTGGGTCGTGCCGGCCACGCACGCCGTCTGGATACCGCCAGACGTGCCACATGGCTTGCGTTCGCATGGGCCGTTCTCGGGTTGGAGCGTGTACGTGGCGGCATTCGCGTGCCTGGACCTACCCGGCGAGTCGTGCGTTCTGGCCGTGCCCGGCCTGCTGCGCGAAGCCGTGGTGCGTGCGGCCTCGTGGACGGGCGATGTCCTGGACGGGCCTCAGGCACGTCTGGCGGGCGTCATCCTCGATGAGATCCGATCGTCGCAGCACGCGGCGCTGGGTCTGCCCATGCCGCAGGACGCACGCCTGCTCAGGGTTGCCCAGGCGCTGTCTGATCGGCCCGATGACGGGCGCCTGCTGGTGGAATGGGCCGAATGGGCCGGCATCGCGCCGCGCACGCTGACCCGTCGCTTCGTGACCGATACGGGATTCACCTTCACCGAATGGCGCCAGCGCGTGCGCCTGTTGAAGGCGCTGGAACTGTTGGCTGCTGGCAGGCCGGTGAAGGCGGTTGCGCTGGATTTGGGCTATGGCAACGTGAGCGCGTTCATCGCCATGTTTCGGCAAATTTTGGGGTTTACACCGGGGCAATACGAAGCATTGATGCGCTGA
- a CDS encoding universal stress protein, translated as MKVLLAVDGSAFTQKMLDYLVSHPELLVDSRQYTALSVQAPLPPRARALVGKADVDAYYAEEFDKVLNAVVQTLSQHGVSVDRATRIGSAGEEIAKFAQDGQFDLVVMGSHGQSSFSNLVMGSVATKVLAACKVPVLLIR; from the coding sequence ATGAAGGTCTTGTTGGCTGTCGATGGCAGTGCATTCACCCAGAAGATGCTGGATTACCTGGTGTCCCACCCTGAGCTGTTGGTGGATTCGCGCCAGTACACCGCGTTGTCGGTGCAGGCTCCCCTGCCGCCGCGCGCACGCGCCCTGGTTGGCAAGGCCGACGTGGACGCCTACTACGCCGAGGAGTTCGACAAGGTGTTGAACGCCGTGGTGCAGACCCTGAGCCAACATGGCGTGAGCGTCGACCGCGCCACCCGCATCGGCTCGGCCGGTGAAGAGATTGCCAAATTCGCCCAGGACGGCCAGTTCGACCTCGTCGTCATGGGCTCGCACGGCCAAAGCTCGTTCAGCAACCTCGTCATGGGCTCGGTGGCCACCAAGGTGCTGGCCGCCTGCAAGGTGCCTGTGCTGTTGATCCGCTGA
- a CDS encoding ATP-binding protein produces MVKRSASHTTWRTPAGATAWLSPAMASAPVLDLMCTHFVLTLVQQQGARFNVRRDLSSLMVLAGRHLAWPDAVLQRLRDFLQRRCADNELWQDQASLGHGAFLEKYGTWRGPYEEGTLFFYLDEYAKDAPKDLLATLATTSKWLSHALKKQSTRVEKNINALAGLLQLNRAERALLLYGTLARYQRDLRSLLVEFKVNNAPEAYASLGEVAGVPASEVAEALRAGSRLERIGLVENLISEHNITDLADLMKVSEKLPPVLMREYRDENELMAVFTRPATPTTLTPDHFHFVADEVDVLATLLQRAIATRSTGVNVLLYGPPGTGKTELAKVLSAQAGADLFEVEYADRDGNSLTGRDRYRSLQIAQVFLKGAHSAALLFDEVEDVFPPISLDAAAFMARADQQMLPSSGGNHSVNGKAWVNQILESNPVPTIWVTNQIEQIDPAFRRRFAYHLELKSPPPGAREQLVRSALDGARVSDAFVTKLAERKGLTPAQIRTAVRFATLALAPTPASAAQAESAADHAGLAPEDAPFEALIARQLAHADLALGAPREARARPQVTTYQLDMLNVDSRYEISRIIDALKARGHGTLCFYGAPGTGKTALAEHLAQQLQRPLIIKRASDLLSKFIGETERNMATMFAEAEAENAVLLLDEADSFLQDRRGAQRNYEVTEVNEMLQGMERFAGIFICTTNLLDRIDQAALRRFTFKITFKPLKPEQRERMFVTEALSGDTQALSATQRKRLAALDQLCPGDFAAVKRQGDILGEALSPDDFMDQLEAEHRIKPEVRETRRIGFA; encoded by the coding sequence ATGGTCAAACGATCTGCTTCCCACACAACGTGGCGCACGCCCGCGGGGGCGACCGCTTGGCTGTCGCCCGCGATGGCTTCGGCGCCCGTGCTGGACCTGATGTGCACCCACTTCGTGCTGACGCTGGTGCAACAACAGGGTGCGCGGTTCAACGTGCGGCGCGACCTGAGCAGCCTGATGGTGCTGGCCGGGCGCCACCTCGCCTGGCCCGACGCGGTGCTGCAGCGTCTGCGCGACTTTCTGCAGCGGCGCTGCGCCGACAACGAGCTGTGGCAAGACCAGGCCAGTCTGGGCCATGGTGCCTTCCTCGAAAAATACGGCACCTGGCGCGGGCCCTATGAAGAAGGCACGCTGTTTTTCTACCTGGACGAATACGCCAAGGACGCCCCCAAAGACCTGCTCGCCACGCTGGCGACGACGTCCAAGTGGCTGTCGCATGCGCTGAAAAAGCAGAGCACCCGGGTGGAAAAGAACATCAACGCCCTGGCCGGCCTGCTGCAGCTCAACCGCGCCGAGCGCGCGCTGCTGCTGTACGGCACGCTGGCGCGTTACCAGCGTGACCTGCGCAGCCTGCTGGTCGAGTTCAAGGTGAACAATGCACCCGAGGCCTATGCCTCGCTAGGCGAGGTGGCGGGCGTGCCGGCCAGCGAGGTGGCCGAAGCTTTGCGGGCCGGCTCGCGCCTGGAGCGCATCGGCCTGGTCGAAAACCTCATCTCCGAGCACAACATCACCGACCTGGCCGACCTCATGAAGGTCAGCGAAAAGCTGCCGCCGGTGCTCATGCGCGAGTACCGCGACGAGAACGAGCTGATGGCCGTGTTCACGCGTCCGGCCACCCCCACCACGCTGACACCCGACCATTTTCACTTCGTGGCTGACGAGGTCGATGTGCTGGCCACGCTGCTGCAGCGCGCCATCGCCACGCGCAGCACCGGCGTCAACGTGCTGCTGTACGGCCCGCCCGGCACGGGCAAGACCGAGCTGGCCAAGGTGCTGTCGGCCCAGGCCGGTGCCGACTTGTTCGAGGTGGAGTATGCCGACAGAGACGGCAATTCTCTAACGGGAAGAGACCGATACCGCTCACTGCAGATTGCACAGGTGTTCCTCAAGGGCGCCCACAGCGCCGCGCTGCTGTTCGACGAGGTGGAAGACGTGTTCCCGCCCATCAGTCTGGATGCCGCGGCCTTCATGGCACGCGCCGATCAGCAGATGCTGCCGTCGTCGGGCGGTAACCACTCCGTCAACGGCAAGGCCTGGGTCAACCAGATCCTGGAGAGCAACCCCGTGCCGACGATCTGGGTCACCAACCAGATCGAGCAGATCGACCCCGCCTTTAGGCGCCGCTTTGCCTACCACCTCGAGCTGAAAAGTCCGCCACCCGGCGCGCGCGAGCAACTCGTGCGCTCGGCGCTCGATGGTGCCCGCGTCAGCGATGCATTCGTCACCAAGCTGGCCGAGCGCAAAGGCCTGACGCCGGCTCAGATTCGCACCGCCGTGCGCTTTGCCACGCTCGCCCTGGCTCCCACGCCCGCATCCGCAGCACAAGCGGAATCGGCAGCTGACCACGCGGGCCTGGCCCCCGAGGACGCACCGTTCGAGGCCCTCATCGCCCGCCAGCTGGCCCATGCCGACCTGGCGCTGGGCGCGCCGCGCGAAGCCCGGGCCAGGCCGCAGGTCACCACCTACCAGCTCGACATGCTGAACGTGGACAGCCGCTACGAGATCAGCCGCATCATCGATGCGCTGAAGGCGCGAGGCCATGGCACGCTGTGCTTCTATGGCGCCCCGGGCACGGGCAAGACCGCGCTGGCTGAGCACCTGGCGCAGCAGCTGCAACGGCCGCTCATCATCAAGCGCGCCAGCGACCTGCTGTCCAAATTCATCGGCGAGACCGAGCGCAACATGGCCACCATGTTCGCCGAGGCCGAAGCCGAGAACGCCGTGCTGCTGCTGGACGAAGCCGACAGCTTTCTGCAGGACCGGCGCGGCGCCCAGCGCAACTACGAGGTGACCGAAGTGAACGAGATGCTGCAGGGCATGGAGCGCTTTGCGGGCATCTTCATCTGCACCACCAACCTGCTCGATCGCATCGACCAGGCGGCGCTGCGCCGCTTCACTTTCAAGATCACCTTCAAACCCCTGAAGCCCGAGCAGCGCGAGCGCATGTTCGTCACCGAGGCCCTAAGTGGCGACACCCAGGCCCTGAGCGCCACGCAACGCAAGCGGCTGGCGGCGCTGGACCAGCTGTGCCCCGGCGATTTCGCGGCGGTGAAACGCCAGGGCGACATCCTGGGCGAAGCGCTCTCGCCCGACGACTTCATGGATCAGCTCGAGGCCGAGCACCGCATCAAGCCCGAGGTGCGCGAGACGCGTCGCATCGGCTTTGCGTGA
- the creB gene encoding two-component system response regulator CreB, which produces MLDKPLILLVEDEAAIADTLRYMLTAEGFEAVWCATGQAALQAFALQTPSLAILDVGLPDISGFDLFRKLQALPGGRDTPMLFLTARSDEIDAVVGLELGADDYVTKPFSPRELMARVRMILRRHAKPAAVNNAPELHPIDFQLDLAKRRVTACGQPLDLSRYEYGVLALLLKQPGRVFTRNDLLEQVWDDPGESLDRTVDAHIKTLRAKLREVPELPDCIKTLRGVGYALDDTQDLHIVIV; this is translated from the coding sequence ATGCTCGACAAACCCCTCATCCTCCTCGTCGAAGACGAAGCCGCCATCGCCGACACGCTGCGCTACATGCTGACGGCCGAAGGCTTCGAGGCTGTCTGGTGTGCCACCGGACAGGCTGCGCTCCAGGCCTTTGCCCTGCAAACCCCCTCGCTCGCCATCCTCGACGTCGGCTTGCCTGACATCAGCGGTTTTGACTTGTTCAGAAAATTGCAAGCCCTGCCGGGCGGACGCGACACGCCCATGCTGTTCCTGACGGCACGCAGCGATGAAATCGACGCGGTGGTGGGTCTGGAACTCGGCGCCGACGACTACGTGACCAAGCCGTTTTCACCACGTGAACTCATGGCCCGTGTCCGCATGATCCTGAGGCGGCATGCCAAGCCAGCCGCGGTGAACAACGCACCCGAGCTCCATCCGATCGACTTTCAGCTTGACCTCGCCAAGCGCCGCGTCACCGCCTGTGGGCAGCCGCTGGACCTGTCGCGTTACGAGTACGGCGTGCTGGCCTTGCTGTTGAAACAACCTGGTCGCGTCTTCACGCGCAACGATTTGCTGGAACAGGTGTGGGACGACCCCGGCGAATCGCTGGACCGCACCGTGGATGCACACATCAAGACCCTGCGCGCCAAACTGCGCGAGGTGCCTGAGCTGCCGGACTGCATCAAGACGCTGCGTGGCGTGGGTTACGCCCTGGACGACACGCAGGACCTGCACATCGTCATCGTCTGA
- the creC gene encoding two-component system sensor histidine kinase CreC: MLIVYTLGTAWLLSRVTSDLDPRYRESAEESQIDMAQLLASQIEQDVVAGAMPLARLQAVIGTTLNRRFSAQVYNLHKTRVELRVTVTDRNGIVQYDSTGRDVGADFSGWRDVSLTLQGLYGARATRDVASDSRSTVLYVAAPVRWGDDIVGVVTVGKPVQSFGQFVADARERTIWVGIGSASFLLVFAFILSIWLIRPFGLVRDMWRWLRRQKSVSPGRVWRQSLLMLRAASHDVRDAVGGRQGMATQVEIMSHELKSPLSAIAAAAELMQDTDMPAAQRQHFLDNITRETQRIRHTVDRLMELSRLETLRVLDQVQDVDVQELLHEVVQTASLTAVPRQIKIDLIVSEGMVVEGDRFLLSRAVANLLANAIDFSPDGGDVQVRAKRVRHDVVIEVSDSGPGMPAYAVERVFDKFYSLPRPHSQRKSTGLGLSFVNEIAKLHGGSAQLRNREFANGEVRGACASLVLPARFVPTEPS; encoded by the coding sequence GTGCTCATCGTCTACACGCTGGGCACGGCCTGGCTGCTCTCGCGTGTGACCAGCGACCTGGATCCGCGTTACCGCGAATCGGCCGAGGAGTCACAGATCGACATGGCGCAATTGCTGGCCAGCCAGATCGAGCAGGATGTGGTGGCAGGCGCCATGCCCTTGGCGCGTTTGCAAGCGGTGATCGGCACCACGCTGAACCGGCGCTTTTCGGCTCAGGTCTACAACCTGCACAAAACCCGGGTCGAGCTGCGCGTGACGGTCACCGATCGCAATGGCATCGTGCAATACGACTCCACCGGGCGCGATGTCGGCGCCGATTTTTCCGGCTGGCGTGACGTGTCATTGACCCTGCAGGGCCTGTATGGCGCGCGCGCCACGCGCGACGTCGCCAGTGATTCACGGTCCACCGTGCTGTATGTCGCAGCACCCGTGCGGTGGGGCGACGACATCGTGGGCGTGGTCACGGTGGGCAAGCCGGTTCAGAGCTTTGGTCAGTTCGTGGCTGACGCGCGTGAGCGCACCATCTGGGTGGGTATCGGTTCCGCCAGTTTCCTGCTGGTGTTCGCATTCATCCTGTCCATCTGGCTGATACGTCCCTTCGGCCTCGTTCGCGACATGTGGCGCTGGCTGCGCCGCCAGAAGTCGGTGAGCCCCGGGCGCGTGTGGCGTCAGTCGCTGTTGATGCTGCGCGCAGCGAGTCACGATGTGCGCGATGCGGTCGGCGGCCGGCAGGGCATGGCCACCCAGGTCGAGATCATGAGCCACGAGCTCAAAAGCCCGCTGTCGGCCATTGCCGCTGCCGCCGAATTGATGCAGGACACCGACATGCCTGCGGCACAGCGGCAGCATTTCCTCGACAACATCACCCGCGAAACCCAGCGCATCCGCCACACGGTGGATCGGTTGATGGAGCTCTCGCGTCTGGAGACCCTGCGCGTGCTCGACCAGGTGCAGGATGTGGACGTGCAGGAGCTCTTGCACGAGGTGGTTCAGACCGCCAGCCTGACGGCGGTACCCCGTCAGATCAAAATTGATTTGATCGTGTCTGAGGGCATGGTGGTGGAAGGTGACCGGTTCCTGCTGTCGCGTGCGGTGGCCAATCTGCTGGCCAATGCCATCGATTTCTCACCCGACGGGGGAGACGTGCAGGTGCGGGCCAAGCGCGTGCGACACGATGTGGTGATCGAGGTTTCGGACAGCGGACCCGGCATGCCCGCGTATGCGGTCGAACGCGTGTTCGACAAGTTCTACTCGCTGCCGCGTCCGCACAGCCAGCGCAAGAGCACGGGTCTGGGCCTCTCGTTCGTGAACGAGATCGCCAAACTGCACGGCGGATCGGCGCAATTGCGCAATCGCGAGTTCGCCAATGGGGAGGTTCGCGGCGCCTGCGCAAGCCTGGTGTTGCCGGCACGTTTTGTACCCACTGAACCAAGTTGA
- a CDS encoding acyltransferase family protein, whose protein sequence is MPSSSASNNFNLLRLLAAVAVLFNHGEFLYRLSLPVPFAGHSLGAVGVYVFFFISGYLIAQSWERSQGVLDFAAKRVGRIFPGLIVATAFSVGVVGAAMTTLPQAAYWRHDTTWLNLINNAFGIATVQVLPGVFEHNPFARAVNGSLWTIRYELLMYALLVPLAIWGIRRSRFIYLISAAILALIWLTVATRPGADLLATAPDWLRDMWSVKDITALGVYFFIGSAFAQHRVSSSGWMGGIGVLALLLAAWTSHPSLIQLGLWLGVPCCTFCAAHLGAGWLRGRPHTDLSYGVYIYAFPIQQALTQVCLAQGWSLGVCLVLSLAATVCMAVVSWFGVEKPAIEWTRRSLRRHPRLTHHTLNNGVNISP, encoded by the coding sequence GTGCCCAGTTCGTCCGCCTCCAACAACTTCAACCTGCTGCGCCTGTTGGCCGCCGTGGCCGTGCTGTTCAACCACGGCGAATTCCTGTATCGGCTCAGCCTGCCGGTGCCCTTCGCAGGCCACAGCCTGGGCGCAGTGGGCGTTTACGTGTTCTTCTTCATCAGCGGCTACCTGATTGCCCAAAGCTGGGAGCGCAGCCAAGGCGTGCTGGATTTCGCAGCCAAACGGGTGGGGCGCATCTTCCCGGGTCTGATCGTCGCCACGGCGTTCTCCGTGGGGGTCGTCGGTGCTGCGATGACCACCCTGCCGCAAGCCGCGTACTGGCGCCACGACACCACCTGGCTGAACCTGATCAACAACGCCTTTGGCATCGCCACGGTTCAGGTGTTGCCGGGTGTGTTTGAACACAACCCGTTCGCCCGGGCGGTGAATGGTTCGCTCTGGACCATCCGCTACGAACTGCTGATGTATGCCCTGCTCGTGCCACTGGCCATATGGGGCATTCGGCGTTCTCGTTTCATCTACCTCATCTCCGCCGCCATACTGGCCTTAATCTGGCTGACCGTGGCCACACGCCCCGGAGCGGACCTGCTGGCCACGGCCCCCGACTGGCTTCGCGACATGTGGAGCGTGAAGGACATCACCGCGCTGGGTGTGTACTTCTTCATCGGCAGCGCATTCGCCCAGCACCGGGTCAGCAGCAGCGGGTGGATGGGGGGTATCGGCGTCCTGGCCTTGTTGCTGGCCGCGTGGACTTCGCACCCCAGCCTGATTCAACTGGGCTTGTGGCTGGGCGTGCCCTGCTGCACCTTCTGTGCAGCGCACCTCGGTGCAGGGTGGCTGCGCGGCCGCCCCCACACCGACCTGTCTTACGGCGTTTACATCTACGCCTTCCCGATTCAGCAGGCACTGACCCAGGTTTGCCTCGCGCAAGGCTGGTCACTGGGGGTCTGCCTGGTCCTGTCGCTGGCCGCCACCGTCTGCATGGCCGTCGTGTCGTGGTTCGGGGTTGAAAAACCCGCCATCGAGTGGACCCGACGCTCCTTGCGCCGACATCCACGGCTCACTCACCATACACTCAACAACGGCGTGAACATATCTCCTTAA